A region from the Arthrobacter gengyunqii genome encodes:
- a CDS encoding bile acid:sodium symporter family protein produces the protein MPIDDVVLNFSPGSLVILNVVLAVIILGIALEVRPSDFRTVLRSPKAVVLGIAAQYLLLPAVTVGIALALQVPASIALGMILVACCPPGGISNVLTHRAHGDVALSASMTAVSNLVAIIVMPLNVAFWAALSPSTASLMRDFSLDRGGMLIQVLLIIGVPFAVGMPLARRFPGITDRFRPWVQRIGLIALLAFILAGTASNLEPLREHLGTIFLVVLLHDAIALAVGYWSAAAVRLDEASRRAVTFEVGARNTGLGLGLTLTFFSGLGGMAMVAAWWGIWDILAGLLLAAWWRRRDARRAAAAGEPREAAL, from the coding sequence ATGCCCATTGACGACGTCGTACTGAACTTTTCTCCCGGCTCGCTGGTGATCCTGAACGTGGTCCTGGCCGTCATCATCCTCGGGATCGCCCTGGAGGTCCGGCCGTCGGATTTCCGCACCGTGCTGCGCAGCCCGAAAGCGGTGGTGCTGGGCATCGCGGCACAGTATCTGCTGCTGCCGGCGGTCACGGTTGGCATAGCTCTGGCCCTGCAGGTCCCGGCGTCCATTGCGCTTGGAATGATCCTGGTGGCCTGCTGTCCGCCGGGCGGAATTTCCAACGTCCTCACCCACCGGGCACACGGCGATGTCGCGCTCTCGGCGTCCATGACTGCGGTGTCCAACCTGGTGGCCATCATCGTGATGCCCCTGAATGTGGCTTTCTGGGCGGCGTTGAGTCCGTCCACTGCCTCGCTGATGCGCGACTTCTCGCTGGACCGCGGCGGAATGCTGATTCAGGTGCTGCTGATTATCGGAGTTCCGTTTGCCGTGGGAATGCCATTGGCCCGCCGCTTCCCCGGGATAACGGACCGGTTCCGGCCTTGGGTGCAGCGGATCGGGCTGATAGCTCTCCTGGCCTTTATCCTCGCGGGAACGGCCAGCAATCTGGAACCGCTGCGAGAACATCTGGGAACGATCTTCCTGGTGGTGCTGCTCCATGACGCCATCGCGCTGGCCGTTGGCTACTGGAGCGCTGCGGCCGTCAGGCTGGATGAAGCCAGCAGGCGGGCTGTCACCTTCGAGGTGGGCGCCCGCAACACCGGGCTGGGACTGGGACTGACCCTAACGTTTTTCTCCGGGTTGGGCGGCATGGCCATGGTCGCAGCGTGGTGGGGGATCTGGGACATCCTGGCCGGGTTGCTGCTGGCCGCATGGTGGCGGCGGAGGGATGCCCGGCGGGCTGCTGCCGCGGGGGAACCCCGGGAGGCGGCACTGTGA
- a CDS encoding flavin-containing monooxygenase — MEFSTAAGGGGLPVAVIGSGPSGLATMRALARQGLDFIGFEQFTDVGGLWNIDNPASTVYESAHLISSRSTTEFAEYPMPAGTPDYPGHSHLRQYFRGYAKTFGLQRRIRFSTRVTSAVPSGDGEWTVAWEGPDGAGRGRFSAVVVASGTLHTPFLPSFKGEFAGEIRHSAQYKKATDFAGKRVLIVGAGNSGCDIAVDAVHHAAAVDISVRRGYYFVPKYVFGRPTDTLNQGKPLPRPLKQFIDKRLLRMFTGDPARFGFPKPDYRIYESHPVVNSLILHHLGHGDLAVKPDIDRLEGSTVHFRDGRSEEYDLLLCATGYILDYPFLKPELLGWHGPSPDLYLNIFSRAAKNLMVVGMVEASGLGWEGRYRQAELVAAYLAAQRDAPVAAEAFGNTIGGPSPDVTGGYRYLGLDRMSYYVNKDAYRAELAAHLAQLSEPGGPTEPGGTGGPAGTAGAAVPAMAEVQR, encoded by the coding sequence TTGGAATTCTCCACAGCAGCAGGGGGCGGCGGACTGCCGGTCGCTGTCATCGGATCCGGACCGAGCGGTCTGGCCACCATGCGGGCACTCGCCCGCCAGGGGCTGGACTTTATCGGCTTTGAACAGTTCACGGACGTGGGTGGACTGTGGAACATCGACAATCCGGCGAGCACGGTCTACGAATCGGCACATCTCATTTCCTCAAGATCCACCACCGAGTTTGCCGAGTACCCCATGCCGGCCGGCACACCGGACTATCCCGGCCACAGCCATCTGCGGCAGTACTTCCGCGGATATGCGAAGACCTTCGGCCTTCAGCGCCGCATTCGCTTTTCCACTCGGGTCACCAGCGCGGTTCCCTCCGGGGACGGAGAATGGACTGTTGCCTGGGAAGGGCCGGACGGAGCGGGCCGCGGGAGGTTCAGCGCCGTCGTCGTTGCCTCCGGCACCCTGCACACACCCTTCCTGCCTTCCTTCAAGGGGGAGTTCGCCGGCGAAATCCGGCACTCGGCACAGTACAAGAAGGCCACCGATTTTGCCGGCAAACGCGTGCTGATCGTGGGCGCCGGAAACAGCGGCTGTGACATTGCGGTGGACGCCGTCCACCACGCCGCCGCCGTGGACATCAGCGTCCGCCGCGGCTATTACTTTGTGCCGAAGTACGTCTTTGGCCGGCCCACTGACACGCTGAACCAGGGCAAACCGCTGCCCCGGCCGCTCAAGCAGTTCATCGACAAGCGGCTGCTGCGGATGTTCACCGGGGACCCGGCCCGGTTCGGCTTCCCGAAGCCGGACTACCGGATCTACGAATCCCATCCGGTGGTCAACTCCCTGATCCTGCACCATCTCGGTCATGGCGATCTTGCCGTAAAGCCGGATATTGACCGGCTGGAGGGCAGCACAGTGCATTTTCGGGACGGCAGGTCGGAGGAGTATGACCTGCTGCTCTGTGCCACGGGCTACATCCTGGACTACCCGTTCCTGAAGCCGGAGCTGCTGGGCTGGCACGGCCCGTCACCGGATCTCTACCTGAACATCTTCAGCCGCGCGGCCAAGAACCTGATGGTGGTGGGCATGGTGGAAGCTTCCGGCCTCGGTTGGGAGGGGCGGTACCGCCAGGCCGAGCTGGTGGCTGCGTATCTCGCTGCGCAGCGGGACGCGCCTGTTGCCGCCGAGGCTTTCGGCAACACCATCGGCGGACCCTCGCCGGATGTCACCGGCGGCTACCGCTACCTTGGCTTGGACCGGATGAGCTACTACGTCAACAAGGATGCCTACCGGGCGGAGCTGGCAGCACATCTGGCCCAGCTTTCCGAACCTGGCGGACCTACCGAACCTGGCGGAACAGGCGGACCCGCCGGAACTGCCGGGGCCGCCGTGCCCGCCATGGCGGAGGTGCAGCGCTGA